A genomic segment from Brucella pseudogrignonensis encodes:
- a CDS encoding NAD(P)H-dependent oxidoreductase, with protein sequence MSKLKVAVIIGSTREQRFSPVSAEWIAKVAAKRPEFEVEVLDLADYPMGFYGDSATTTAQAETADKWKTKLREFDAYILTAAEYNHAPTAVLKNAIDYGDWIQKPMGFVGHGGVGGARAVEQLRMIAVEMSSMSVKTGVHILFPDYLAVVKKENTLDDFPHLAEAAKNMLDQLAWWGHALKAARLG encoded by the coding sequence ATGAGCAAGCTAAAAGTCGCTGTGATTATCGGCAGCACCCGCGAACAGCGTTTCTCCCCTGTATCCGCAGAATGGATTGCGAAAGTTGCCGCTAAACGCCCTGAATTCGAGGTTGAAGTTCTGGATCTTGCCGATTACCCGATGGGCTTTTATGGCGATAGTGCAACGACAACCGCACAGGCGGAGACCGCCGACAAGTGGAAAACCAAGCTTCGCGAGTTTGACGCCTACATCCTCACTGCCGCCGAATATAACCATGCGCCGACGGCGGTTCTGAAAAACGCCATCGATTATGGTGACTGGATTCAGAAGCCAATGGGGTTTGTCGGTCATGGCGGCGTTGGCGGTGCTCGCGCTGTCGAACAGCTGCGGATGATCGCAGTTGAGATGTCATCCATGTCGGTCAAGACCGGCGTTCATATCCTGTTCCCGGACTACCTTGCCGTTGTCAAAAAAGAGAACACGCTGGATGATTTCCCACATCTCGCCGAAGCAGCCAAGAACATGCTCGATCAATTGGCATGGTGGGGCCACGCTTTAAAAGCCGCTCGCCTCGGATAA
- the groL gene encoding chaperonin GroEL (60 kDa chaperone family; promotes refolding of misfolded polypeptides especially under stressful conditions; forms two stacked rings of heptamers to form a barrel-shaped 14mer; ends can be capped by GroES; misfolded proteins enter the barrel where they are refolded when GroES binds), whose translation MAAKDVKFGRTAREKMLRGVDILADAVKVTLGPKGRNVVIDKSFGAPRITKDGVSVAKEIELEDKFENMGAQMLREVASKTNDTAGDGTTTATVLGQAIVQEGAKAVAAGMNPMDLKRGIDLAVTEVVANLLGKAKKINTSEEVAQVGTISANGEAEIGKMIAEAMQKVGNEGVITVEEAKTAETELEVVEGMQFDRGYLSPYFVTNPDKMVADLEDAYILLHEKKLSNLQALLPVLEAVVQTSKPLVIIAEDVEGEALATLVVNKLRGGLKIAAVKAPGFGDRRKAMLEDIAILTGGQVISEDLGIKLETVTLDMLGRAKKVSITKENTTIVDGAGQKAEIDARVSQIKQQVEETTSDYDREKLQERLAKLAGGVAVIRVGGATEIEVKEKKDRVDDALNATRAAVEEGIVAGGGTALLRASSQIAAKGANPDQEAGINIVRRALQAPARQITTNAGEEASVIVGKILENGSDTYGYNTANGEFGDLIKAGVVDPVKVVRTALQNAASVAGLLITTEAMIAELPKKDAAPAGMPGGMGGMGGMDF comes from the coding sequence ATGGCTGCTAAAGACGTAAAGTTCGGTCGCACAGCGCGCGAAAAGATGCTGCGCGGCGTCGATATCCTCGCTGACGCTGTTAAGGTAACGCTCGGCCCTAAGGGTCGTAACGTTGTTATCGACAAGTCCTTCGGCGCTCCACGCATCACCAAGGACGGCGTATCGGTCGCTAAGGAAATCGAACTCGAAGACAAGTTCGAAAACATGGGCGCACAGATGCTGCGCGAAGTTGCTTCCAAGACTAACGACACTGCCGGTGACGGCACGACCACTGCGACGGTTCTCGGCCAGGCTATCGTTCAGGAAGGCGCAAAAGCTGTTGCTGCCGGCATGAACCCGATGGACCTGAAGCGCGGTATCGACCTCGCAGTCACTGAAGTTGTTGCAAACCTTCTCGGCAAGGCCAAGAAGATCAACACTTCGGAAGAAGTTGCTCAGGTTGGCACCATCTCCGCTAACGGCGAAGCCGAAATCGGCAAGATGATCGCTGAAGCGATGCAGAAAGTCGGCAACGAAGGCGTGATCACGGTTGAAGAAGCCAAGACCGCTGAAACCGAACTCGAAGTCGTTGAAGGCATGCAGTTCGACCGCGGCTACCTGTCGCCATACTTCGTCACCAACCCAGACAAGATGGTTGCTGATCTCGAAGACGCATACATCCTTCTGCACGAAAAGAAGCTTTCGAACCTGCAGGCTCTTCTGCCAGTGCTCGAAGCTGTTGTTCAGACATCGAAGCCACTCGTCATCATCGCTGAAGACGTAGAAGGCGAAGCGCTTGCAACACTCGTTGTCAACAAGCTGCGTGGCGGCCTGAAGATTGCTGCTGTTAAGGCTCCTGGCTTCGGCGATCGCCGCAAGGCAATGCTCGAAGACATCGCGATCCTCACCGGCGGTCAGGTTATCTCCGAAGATCTCGGCATCAAGCTTGAAACCGTTACGCTCGACATGCTCGGCCGTGCGAAGAAAGTTTCGATCACCAAGGAAAACACCACGATCGTTGATGGTGCAGGCCAGAAGGCTGAAATCGACGCACGCGTTTCGCAGATCAAGCAGCAGGTTGAAGAAACCACTTCTGACTACGACCGCGAAAAGCTTCAGGAACGTCTTGCTAAGCTCGCTGGTGGCGTTGCAGTTATCCGCGTTGGCGGTGCAACTGAAATCGAAGTTAAGGAAAAGAAGGACCGCGTTGACGACGCCCTGAACGCAACCCGCGCTGCGGTTGAAGAAGGTATTGTTGCTGGTGGTGGTACTGCTCTGCTCCGCGCTTCGTCGCAGATCGCTGCTAAGGGTGCAAACCCTGACCAGGAAGCTGGCATCAACATCGTTCGTCGCGCTCTGCAGGCTCCTGCTCGCCAGATCACGACCAATGCTGGTGAAGAAGCTTCGGTTATCGTTGGCAAGATCCTTGAAAACGGCTCGGACACCTATGGCTACAACACAGCCAATGGCGAATTCGGCGACCTGATCAAGGCTGGCGTTGTTGACCCGGTTAAGGTTGTTCGCACCGCTCTGCAGAATGCAGCATCGGTTGCTGGTCTCCTGATCACGACTGAAGCCATGATTGCTGAACTGCCTAAGAAGGATGCAGCTCCTGCTGGCATGCCTGGCGGTATGGGCGGCATGGGCGGCATGGATTTCTAA
- a CDS encoding bifunctional riboflavin kinase/FAD synthetase, protein MTKSAFQRLSGTDALPPTLRNCVVAIGNFDGVHRGHQAVLERALELADRDNLPAVVLTFEPHPRSFFKPDEPVERLTDAAEKAEILRFMGFNAVVEQPFTAEFSGQSAEDFVRNILVDRLHASRVVTGYDFHFGKGRRGTPQFLEQAGQSSGFSVSLVDAFSDEGGNLVSSTRVRSLLCAGEVSEAAGLLGYRYRVSGEVIHGQKLGRTLGFPTANMVIDDHVSLKHGIYAVRFRRADGVLHDGVASFGRRPTVASDGKPLLETFVFDFTGDLYGEIVEVSFFGYLRGEVKFDGLDPLIAQMKRDEEESRAILAGAKPLSELDRLLSFPAY, encoded by the coding sequence ATGACAAAATCTGCTTTTCAGCGTCTTTCAGGAACAGATGCATTGCCGCCTACGCTGCGTAATTGCGTGGTGGCGATTGGCAACTTCGATGGTGTTCATCGCGGTCATCAGGCTGTCCTTGAACGCGCGCTGGAATTGGCAGATCGCGATAATTTGCCCGCAGTGGTGCTGACCTTTGAGCCGCATCCGCGCAGTTTCTTTAAGCCTGATGAGCCGGTCGAGCGGTTAACTGATGCTGCCGAAAAAGCGGAAATCCTTCGGTTCATGGGTTTTAACGCCGTGGTCGAGCAGCCGTTTACGGCTGAGTTCTCGGGCCAGTCCGCTGAGGATTTTGTGCGTAATATCCTCGTCGATCGGCTGCATGCCAGCCGTGTCGTGACTGGCTACGATTTTCATTTCGGTAAAGGTCGGCGCGGTACACCGCAATTTTTGGAGCAAGCTGGGCAGTCTTCGGGCTTCAGCGTATCTCTTGTGGACGCATTTAGCGACGAGGGGGGCAACCTCGTTTCCTCGACGCGTGTTCGCTCGCTCTTATGCGCTGGCGAAGTGTCAGAGGCGGCGGGCCTGCTTGGTTATCGCTATCGTGTGAGTGGCGAAGTCATCCATGGTCAGAAGCTTGGCCGCACCCTTGGTTTTCCGACCGCTAACATGGTGATCGACGATCATGTCAGTCTGAAGCACGGTATTTACGCTGTGCGGTTCCGCCGAGCAGATGGCGTACTGCATGACGGCGTTGCCAGCTTTGGCCGACGTCCAACAGTGGCAAGCGATGGCAAGCCGCTGCTTGAAACCTTTGTTTTTGATTTCACCGGCGATCTCTATGGAGAAATCGTTGAAGTGTCGTTCTTCGGCTATTTGCGCGGTGAAGTGAAATTCGATGGCCTTGATCCGCTGATTGCGCAGATGAAGCGCGACGAAGAAGAATCACGCGCGATTTTGGCGGGTGCAAAACCTTTGTCAGAACTGGATCGACTTCTGTCATTTCCAGCATATTAG
- a CDS encoding DoxX family protein: protein MSSITPQSNGLATLVARVFLSILFILAGFSKLTAISGTAGYFAGLGLPVPTVTAVIVGLVEFVGGLAILVGFQTRIAAAIVALLTIGATLVAHMNFAEGMNALMAQKNLAIAGGLILLALQGAGSISIDAKRG, encoded by the coding sequence ATGTCCTCGATTACTCCTCAGAGCAACGGTCTTGCGACGCTCGTCGCACGCGTCTTCCTTTCCATCCTGTTCATTCTCGCTGGTTTCAGTAAGCTGACTGCGATTTCCGGCACAGCTGGTTATTTTGCTGGCCTGGGCCTTCCGGTTCCAACTGTAACAGCTGTTATCGTTGGTCTGGTTGAGTTTGTCGGCGGCCTTGCCATTCTTGTCGGTTTCCAGACCCGTATTGCTGCTGCAATCGTTGCGCTGCTCACCATCGGCGCGACACTCGTTGCTCACATGAACTTCGCCGAAGGCATGAATGCTCTGATGGCGCAGAAGAACCTCGCCATCGCTGGTGGCCTTATCCTTCTCGCACTGCAGGGCGCAGGCTCGATCTCGATCGACGCAAAGCGTGGCTAA
- a CDS encoding helix-turn-helix domain-containing protein produces MKPGDFKETSACRAVTDILSRVGDKWTVLVVSYLGNGPMRFNELRRTVNGISQKMLTTTLRNLERDGFVSRTVFPTIPPKVEYELTELGRDLLKPVRALGEWAIANEANVMMARVRYDARASGRDYNQAEAAE; encoded by the coding sequence ATGAAACCCGGTGACTTCAAGGAAACCAGTGCTTGCAGGGCTGTGACCGATATTTTGTCGCGCGTGGGTGATAAGTGGACAGTTCTGGTTGTGAGTTATCTTGGCAATGGTCCAATGCGCTTTAATGAGCTGCGCCGCACGGTGAACGGTATTTCTCAGAAAATGCTGACGACAACGCTGCGCAATCTGGAGCGGGACGGGTTTGTCTCGCGAACTGTTTTCCCGACGATCCCGCCCAAGGTGGAATATGAACTGACGGAATTGGGGCGCGATTTGCTGAAGCCTGTCCGTGCTTTGGGTGAATGGGCCATTGCCAATGAAGCGAATGTCATGATGGCGCGGGTGCGTTATGACGCGCGTGCGTCGGGCCGCGATTATAATCAGGCTGAAGCTGCGGAATGA
- a CDS encoding TIGR01459 family HAD-type hydrolase: MKLPERLDDLTDGYDAIFCDVWGVLHNGEVAFATAVAALKRARAKGITVILVTNAPRPFGSVIAQMTLLGVPEDAYDRVVTSGDVTRDLIVEGPRKIFHIGSERELAIYEGLDVELVEEFEAAGVVCTGLYDDETETPENYAELLQRLRSRNLPLICANPDIMVERGPRLIWCAGALAREYSQLGGRTLIAGKPHRPIYEAASKAVEEIRGRPVDKSRILGIGDGVLTDVKGAADYGLDVLYISGGVHAADYTLDGNVDLERMTAFLQKHGHSPIASLYALV, encoded by the coding sequence ATGAAGCTGCCTGAACGCCTGGACGATCTGACGGATGGATATGATGCGATCTTCTGTGATGTCTGGGGTGTTTTGCACAATGGCGAAGTGGCTTTTGCAACTGCGGTCGCAGCACTCAAGCGCGCGCGCGCCAAGGGCATTACGGTTATTCTGGTTACCAATGCACCGCGTCCGTTTGGCAGCGTGATCGCACAGATGACGCTGCTTGGCGTGCCGGAAGACGCCTACGACCGTGTTGTTACATCTGGCGATGTCACCCGCGATCTGATTGTCGAAGGCCCGCGCAAGATTTTCCATATCGGCAGCGAGCGCGAATTGGCGATCTACGAAGGCCTCGATGTCGAACTGGTCGAAGAGTTTGAAGCCGCTGGTGTCGTCTGTACCGGACTTTATGATGACGAAACCGAAACACCAGAAAATTACGCGGAATTGCTTCAACGCCTTCGCTCACGCAACCTGCCTCTGATTTGCGCAAATCCCGATATTATGGTTGAGCGCGGTCCGCGACTCATCTGGTGCGCGGGTGCGCTGGCGCGTGAATATAGCCAGCTCGGCGGTCGCACACTGATTGCCGGCAAGCCGCATCGTCCGATTTATGAAGCGGCTTCAAAGGCGGTCGAGGAAATTCGTGGTCGTCCCGTTGATAAGTCCCGTATACTGGGCATCGGCGATGGTGTGCTGACAGACGTAAAGGGCGCTGCGGATTACGGTCTTGACGTACTCTATATTTCCGGGGGCGTTCATGCTGCCGATTATACGTTGGATGGGAATGTTGATCTCGAGAGAATGACTGCTTTCCTGCAAAAACATGGACATTCTCCAATCGCCTCGCTTTATGCTCTTGTCTGA
- the fumC gene encoding class II fumarate hydratase → MTATRTETDTFGPIDVASDRYWGAQTQRSLQNFKIGGERMPLPLVHALGVVKRAAAETNIALGKLDPVLGQVIAVAASEVIEGKLDDHFPLVVWQTGSGTQSNMNANEVISNRAIELLGGELGSKKPVHPNDHVNMSQSSNDTFPTAIHIATAVETVQRLYPALTRLTKALKDKEDAFEHIIKIGRTHTQDATPVTLGQEFSGYRAALEYARHRIEQSLADVFLLAQGGTAVGTGLNAPKGFDTGFADAVSEITGLSFKTAPNKFEALASHGALANFHGSLNALAADLFKIANDIRFLGSGPRSGLGELSLPENEPGSSIMPGKVNPTQAEALTMVATQVFGNQTTVTVAASQGHFELNVFKPVIAYNVLQSIRILSDAMVSFADHCVEGIEANEDRIKDLLDRSLMLVTALAPAIGYDNAAKIAKTAHKNGTTLREEALKSGHVSEEDYERLVRAEKMIAPE, encoded by the coding sequence ATGACTGCCACGCGTACCGAAACAGATACGTTCGGACCGATCGACGTTGCCTCGGATCGTTACTGGGGTGCACAAACTCAGCGCTCTTTGCAAAACTTCAAAATTGGTGGCGAGCGTATGCCCCTCCCCCTCGTCCATGCATTGGGCGTTGTGAAGCGCGCGGCAGCTGAAACCAATATTGCGCTTGGCAAGCTTGATCCGGTTCTGGGACAGGTCATCGCCGTTGCTGCTTCAGAAGTGATTGAAGGCAAGCTTGATGATCATTTCCCGCTGGTTGTCTGGCAAACTGGCTCCGGCACGCAGTCGAACATGAACGCGAACGAAGTTATTTCCAATCGAGCAATTGAGCTTCTGGGCGGCGAGCTAGGTTCGAAAAAGCCAGTCCATCCCAATGACCACGTCAATATGAGCCAGTCTTCGAATGACACTTTCCCGACTGCAATCCATATCGCGACGGCGGTTGAAACTGTTCAACGCCTCTATCCTGCTCTGACACGCCTCACCAAAGCGCTCAAGGATAAGGAAGACGCGTTCGAGCACATCATCAAGATTGGCCGCACCCATACGCAGGATGCAACGCCCGTCACACTCGGTCAGGAATTCTCTGGCTATCGCGCAGCACTTGAATATGCGCGTCATCGCATTGAACAGTCGCTCGCCGACGTTTTCCTGCTGGCGCAGGGCGGCACCGCAGTGGGTACCGGCCTCAATGCACCGAAGGGCTTCGATACCGGCTTTGCCGATGCAGTGAGCGAAATCACTGGCCTCAGCTTCAAAACCGCGCCAAACAAGTTTGAGGCTCTTGCCAGCCATGGAGCGCTTGCAAATTTCCACGGTAGCCTCAACGCGCTGGCCGCTGATCTCTTCAAAATCGCAAATGACATTCGTTTCCTAGGCTCTGGCCCGCGCTCGGGCCTCGGTGAACTTTCACTGCCAGAAAATGAACCCGGCTCATCGATCATGCCCGGAAAGGTTAATCCGACGCAGGCTGAAGCTCTGACAATGGTTGCAACACAGGTCTTTGGCAATCAAACAACTGTGACGGTTGCCGCAAGCCAAGGTCATTTCGAGTTAAACGTCTTCAAGCCGGTCATTGCCTATAACGTGCTGCAGTCGATCCGAATCCTGAGCGACGCCATGGTTTCCTTTGCAGATCATTGCGTGGAGGGCATTGAAGCCAATGAAGATCGCATCAAGGATCTTCTCGATCGCTCGCTGATGCTCGTCACCGCTTTGGCTCCCGCCATCGGCTACGACAATGCCGCCAAGATTGCGAAGACCGCACATAAAAACGGTACGACCTTGCGCGAAGAAGCATTAAAGAGTGGGCATGTCTCGGAAGAAGACTATGAACGTCTTGTCCGCGCAGAGAAGATGATCGCTCCGGAATAA
- the groES gene encoding co-chaperone GroES — protein MADIKFRPLHDRVVVRRVESEAKTAGGIIIPDTAKEKPQEGEIVAVGAGARDEAGKLIALEVKAGDKVLFGKWSGTEVKIGGEDLLIMKESDILGIVG, from the coding sequence ATGGCTGATATCAAGTTCCGCCCGCTTCATGACCGCGTCGTCGTTCGTCGCGTTGAATCGGAAGCTAAGACCGCTGGCGGGATCATCATCCCGGACACCGCTAAAGAAAAGCCACAGGAAGGCGAAATCGTCGCTGTTGGCGCTGGCGCTCGTGACGAAGCAGGCAAGCTGATCGCTCTCGAAGTGAAGGCTGGCGACAAGGTTCTGTTCGGCAAATGGTCGGGCACAGAAGTTAAGATCGGCGGCGAAGATCTGCTGATCATGAAAGAATCCGACATTTTGGGCATCGTTGGCTAA